A genomic window from Longimicrobium sp. includes:
- a CDS encoding holo-ACP synthase: protein MIVGLGIDVVRIARVWAVLERKGARARSRLFTAAEAERCAASKHPPESFAARFAAKEALFKALGTGWGIGGAWTEVEVVSAATGAPSLRLSGRAAALAEARGAARIHLSMTHDHDTAAAVVILEAEPPRSPQ from the coding sequence ATGATCGTTGGCCTGGGGATCGACGTCGTCCGCATCGCGCGCGTGTGGGCGGTGCTGGAGCGGAAGGGCGCCCGCGCGCGGTCGCGCCTGTTCACCGCCGCCGAGGCGGAGCGCTGCGCCGCGTCGAAGCATCCGCCGGAGAGCTTCGCGGCGCGGTTCGCGGCCAAGGAGGCGCTGTTCAAGGCGCTGGGCACGGGGTGGGGGATCGGCGGGGCGTGGACGGAGGTGGAGGTGGTCTCCGCCGCGACCGGCGCGCCGTCGCTGCGCCTCTCCGGCAGGGCCGCCGCGCTCGCCGAAGCCCGCGGCGCGGCGCGCATCCACCTCTCCATGACGCACGACCACGATACGGCGGCCGCGGTGGTGATCCTGGAAGCGGAGCCTCCCCGATCCCCCCAATGA
- a CDS encoding YceI family protein, with translation MLASLLLAPALLLGTAPTPAAAPKPAPVTWQIDVTHSELSFRIRHLVSRVNGTFGSWKGTIVADPANLAGGSVNVEIQTASIDTRNERRDTHLRSADFFDAPSHPTITFRSTRVQMQRGGALKIYGNLTIRGTTKAVVLDGRMLQVAGTPGHRRIGFEASTTINRMDYGVTWNRAAEGGGLTLGDDVEITIAVEAAEQPAS, from the coding sequence ATGCTCGCTTCGCTTCTTCTCGCTCCCGCGCTGCTCCTGGGCACCGCGCCCACTCCGGCCGCCGCGCCGAAGCCCGCGCCGGTGACCTGGCAGATCGACGTCACGCATTCCGAGCTGAGCTTCCGCATCCGCCACCTGGTGAGCCGGGTGAACGGCACCTTCGGCAGCTGGAAGGGGACGATCGTGGCGGACCCGGCGAACCTGGCCGGCGGCAGCGTGAACGTGGAGATCCAGACGGCCAGCATCGACACGCGCAACGAGCGCCGCGACACGCACCTGCGCTCGGCGGACTTCTTCGACGCGCCCAGCCATCCCACCATCACCTTCCGCAGCACGCGCGTGCAGATGCAGCGCGGCGGCGCGCTGAAGATCTACGGAAACCTGACGATCCGGGGGACCACGAAGGCGGTGGTGCTGGACGGGCGCATGCTGCAGGTGGCGGGCACGCCGGGCCACCGCCGCATCGGGTTCGAGGCGTCGACGACCATCAACCGCATGGACTACGGCGTCACCTGGAACCGCGCGGCCGAGGGCGGCGGCCTCACGCTGGGCGACGACGTCGAGATCACCATCGCCGTCGAAGCCGCCGAACAGCCCGCCAGCTGA